In Patescibacteria group bacterium, the following proteins share a genomic window:
- a CDS encoding type IV secretion system DNA-binding domain-containing protein: protein MPEKEKIILEIRIPRENEYTPESAANLFSGFSKALSSQSIFQRILRKQSEPLILEITCHQQGIHFYVAVSEELLPFLESQILAAYPLAILNRVPDYLQNWEKESLKIGQMTQSTSYYYPIKTYKEFTDVDSLSSILAVMSKASENDLLLIQLVLQKASSGWQSSAQRAITKGIRISETERQALPGENLIKQKIEEGGLKTGIRLATSSELLLKSLAGGFAPFTRGDGNSLAFKKPSVLNKNKLKNAILTHQSGFTPRYQIFSVSELATFWHLPGQSVKIPNIAWGRSVLTEAPENLPIAEGLTEEQKSEINFFTRTEYKNKLMTFGIKKDDRRRHIYAVGKSGTGKSTMIANMAIDDLKKRQGLAVIDPHGDLSEILLDYIPSHRINDICYLNPADKEYPFSINILEVDDPAQAELVASGIVSIFYKLYAHSWGPRMEYILRNTLLTLAQTPNTTLVDVPRILTNKNFRNEIVEKLQDQVLTSFWTEEYNKMPDRLREEAINPILNKVGQFVTSPLIRSLIGQPKSTINLERIMNEGKVIILNLSQGRLGEDNAALLGAMLITKIQLAAMNRVNIPEEQRRDFYLYVDEFQNFATRAFIKILSEARKYRLNLCLANQYMAQIDEDVQKAILGNAATLISFLVGAEDANILEREFGGIYTEQDLVGLSNFQVVTKLAVDNITSRPFFAYTLPLPKSKNQNREKVIRVSRERFSYKK, encoded by the coding sequence ATGCCCGAAAAAGAAAAAATAATTTTAGAAATAAGAATACCTCGCGAAAACGAGTATACCCCAGAATCGGCGGCTAATCTATTCTCTGGTTTCAGTAAAGCCCTTTCTTCTCAGTCAATCTTTCAGAGAATTCTTAGAAAACAATCAGAACCCTTGATTTTAGAAATTACCTGTCATCAACAAGGAATTCACTTTTATGTGGCTGTTTCTGAAGAACTTTTGCCTTTTTTAGAGAGCCAAATCTTGGCCGCTTATCCCCTTGCAATTCTTAATCGTGTCCCTGACTATCTCCAAAATTGGGAAAAAGAATCTCTGAAAATCGGCCAGATGACTCAATCAACCAGTTATTATTATCCTATTAAAACCTATAAAGAATTCACTGATGTTGATTCACTCTCCTCTATTTTAGCGGTGATGTCAAAAGCCAGCGAAAATGATCTTTTGTTAATTCAGTTAGTCCTTCAAAAAGCCAGTTCAGGCTGGCAATCGTCAGCTCAAAGGGCCATCACTAAAGGAATCAGAATCAGTGAAACAGAAAGGCAAGCTTTACCTGGAGAAAATTTGATTAAACAAAAAATTGAAGAAGGCGGATTAAAAACGGGTATCCGACTAGCTACTTCTTCGGAATTGCTTTTAAAATCATTAGCTGGTGGTTTTGCTCCTTTTACTCGAGGTGATGGTAACTCCCTAGCTTTCAAAAAGCCTTCTGTTCTAAATAAAAATAAATTAAAAAACGCCATCTTAACCCACCAATCAGGTTTTACCCCACGTTATCAAATTTTTTCTGTTTCTGAATTGGCCACTTTCTGGCACCTGCCTGGACAAAGTGTCAAAATTCCTAATATTGCTTGGGGGCGTTCGGTTTTAACCGAAGCACCAGAAAATTTACCAATAGCTGAAGGTTTAACCGAAGAACAAAAGTCAGAAATTAATTTCTTTACTAGAACAGAATATAAAAATAAATTGATGACTTTTGGCATAAAAAAGGATGATCGTCGTCGTCATATTTATGCCGTTGGTAAATCTGGTACCGGTAAATCAACTATGATTGCCAACATGGCCATTGATGATCTGAAAAAGCGCCAGGGTTTGGCAGTAATCGATCCTCATGGTGACCTTTCAGAAATTCTTTTGGACTATATCCCCTCTCATCGGATAAACGATATCTGTTATTTAAATCCGGCTGATAAAGAATATCCCTTCTCTATCAATATTCTTGAGGTTGATGATCCTGCGCAAGCTGAACTTGTTGCTTCTGGAATTGTCTCTATTTTCTATAAACTCTACGCTCATTCCTGGGGACCAAGAATGGAATATATTTTGAGAAATACTTTACTCACCCTGGCTCAAACGCCCAACACTACTTTGGTTGATGTTCCTAGAATTTTAACTAACAAAAATTTCAGAAACGAAATCGTCGAAAAACTTCAAGATCAAGTTCTGACCAGCTTTTGGACCGAAGAATATAATAAGATGCCAGACAGATTAAGAGAAGAAGCTATTAATCCCATTTTGAACAAAGTCGGCCAATTTGTTACTTCACCTTTAATCCGCAGTCTTATTGGCCAACCCAAATCAACTATTAATTTAGAAAGAATCATGAATGAGGGCAAAGTGATTATTCTTAACCTCTCCCAAGGACGTTTAGGAGAAGATAATGCTGCTCTATTAGGAGCAATGTTAATTACCAAAATTCAATTAGCCGCCATGAATCGGGTTAATATTCCTGAAGAACAAAGACGGGATTTTTATCTTTACGTCGATGAGTTTCAAAACTTTGCTACCAGGGCTTTTATTAAAATTCTTTCTGAAGCAAGAAAATATCGTCTTAACCTTTGTTTAGCTAATCAATACATGGCTCAAATTGACGAAGACGTCCAGAAAGCAATCCTGGGAAACGCTGCCACTTTAATTTCTTTTCTAGTTGGCGCCGAAGACGCCAATATCTTAGAAAGAGAGTTTGGGGGTATTTATACAGAACAAGATTTGGTTGGTCTTTCCAACTTCCAAGTCGTGACTAAACTAGCGGTTGATAATATTACTTCCAGACCTTTCTTTGCCTATACCCTACCCCTACCTAAATCTAAGAACCAAAACCGAGAAAAAGTCATCAGAGTTTCAAGAGAAAGATTTTCTTATAAAAAGTAA
- a CDS encoding S1 RNA-binding domain-containing protein, translated as MKKRKSKKIEKQTKKSSPKASVKRSSKKQPTTMEELLKQTKHQLHGWKRGDVINGIVVEKTKGILYIDIGGKSEGMVIDREMKAARDFIKELEVGSQVEAVVSQPENDKGQTLLSLKKAAADYLWGRFEEKMKTGGAVRVTGREVNKGGLVVEAKGLQGFIPASQFGSKWEEKIERLINRQIEVKPIEVDRGKNRLIFSEREVSEAALLKAQEEELRKIKIGNTFSGKITGVMPFGFFVKIKPDKIELEGLVHISEISWQRVEDPGEFYKVGDKIKVKVLAVDKTTGKLNLSIKQLKLDPWEAIEKTYPVDARVKSKVVRLAPFGAFVDVEEGIEGLIHISKIPAEKSLKVGDKVDCYIESIDKEGRRMSLGLVLKEKPIGYK; from the coding sequence TTGAAAAAAAGAAAATCGAAAAAAATAGAGAAACAGACTAAAAAGTCTTCTCCCAAGGCTTCGGTTAAACGTTCTTCTAAAAAACAACCCACAACTATGGAAGAGCTTCTTAAACAAACAAAGCATCAGTTACATGGCTGGAAAAGAGGCGATGTGATTAACGGAATTGTAGTAGAAAAAACCAAAGGTATCCTTTATATAGATATCGGCGGTAAGAGCGAGGGGATGGTGATTGATCGGGAAATGAAAGCGGCTAGAGACTTTATTAAGGAATTGGAAGTGGGGAGTCAAGTTGAGGCAGTTGTAAGTCAACCAGAAAACGATAAAGGTCAGACTTTGCTTTCTCTTAAAAAAGCGGCAGCTGATTATCTCTGGGGTCGGTTTGAGGAAAAGATGAAAACAGGTGGGGCCGTAAGAGTGACAGGTAGGGAAGTTAATAAAGGGGGTTTAGTGGTTGAGGCCAAAGGTCTACAAGGTTTTATCCCCGCCTCTCAATTTGGTTCTAAATGGGAAGAAAAGATAGAAAGATTGATTAACCGACAGATTGAAGTAAAGCCGATCGAAGTGGATCGAGGCAAAAATCGATTAATTTTTTCAGAGAGAGAAGTTTCCGAAGCCGCTCTTCTCAAAGCGCAAGAAGAAGAACTTAGGAAGATTAAAATTGGCAATACTTTTTCTGGTAAGATCACAGGCGTGATGCCTTTTGGCTTTTTTGTCAAAATTAAACCAGACAAAATTGAACTAGAAGGATTGGTTCATATTTCGGAGATTTCTTGGCAAAGAGTTGAAGACCCCGGAGAGTTTTATAAAGTAGGTGATAAAATTAAAGTTAAAGTTTTGGCGGTTGATAAAACGACTGGTAAACTTAATCTTTCTATTAAACAGCTCAAACTTGATCCTTGGGAGGCGATTGAAAAGACATATCCGGTTGATGCTCGAGTCAAGAGTAAAGTTGTTCGCTTGGCTCCATTTGGTGCTTTTGTTGATGTAGAGGAAGGAATTGAGGGTCTAATTCATATTTCTAAAATTCCTGCGGAAAAATCTCTTAAAGTTGGTGATAAAGTTGATTGTTATATTGAGTCAATTGATAAAGAGGGGAGAAGAATGAGTTTGGGATTAGTTCTAAAAGAGAAACCAATAGGCTATAAATAG